The Heyndrickxia vini genome contains a region encoding:
- a CDS encoding PH domain-containing protein gives MRYYSKKGPIITIITWSLLMGLFGTIVILLMNGIDNSDSLFGLIIVSISLVFVIWLWINTYYEINNGDLKIIAGPFKYALISINEIKAIESTKNIITSPALSMDRIEIHYNKWHTIIISPKNQIKFINELQKINPKIVDKTYNKNSINKSVM, from the coding sequence ATGCGTTATTATTCTAAAAAAGGGCCTATCATTACTATTATTACTTGGAGTTTATTAATGGGTTTATTTGGAACAATTGTCATTTTATTAATGAATGGAATCGATAATTCAGATTCACTTTTCGGATTAATCATTGTAAGTATTTCGCTCGTTTTTGTTATTTGGTTATGGATAAATACATACTATGAAATTAATAATGGTGACCTGAAAATTATCGCTGGACCATTTAAATACGCACTAATCAGCATAAATGAAATTAAAGCAATTGAAAGCACAAAAAACATTATCACAAGCCCGGCATTATCAATGGATCGAATAGAAATTCACTATAACAAATGGCACACAATTATCATATCGCCAAAAAATCAAATTAAATTTATTAACGAACTGCAGAAAATTAATCCTAAAATTGTTGATAAAACATATAATAAAAACTCCATAAATAAAAGTGTTATGTAA
- a CDS encoding ATP-binding protein, translating to MNGVDAMFGKFTGRIVATTFFVFAVTLWNSIFYGYYNYHFNMLLDLSYTIILAAIVWWIASYYDHSKFLLKNLTISEEKYKKLLDETNYVFNNLNQVVYQTDNCGNFIMLNPTWENLTGFTFDESIGVQLQSFVYHEDQFIADNIYNNNGTSHMSIRKEIRFRKNSGGFVWVELNMKYNYDVHNNLLSTVGTLTDITERKFSEQELLQLNEDLTIQSEKLSVIAQLSAAIAHEVRNPLTSISGFLQLLKERKELDLEYIRIIFSEIERIELVLGELLMLSKPQSVSFQTFDILKTIDYVVALLISKANMDNVEINNHKSAEPLWIYGDENQLKQVLINILKNAMESIGYNGKIEIVQCQSNNFVSLYIKDTGCGISEELLTKIGQPFYTTKEKGTGLGLTTCFKIIENHKGKIHISSQLGIGTTFEIILPINEMIMSNVNHA from the coding sequence ATGAATGGTGTTGATGCTATGTTCGGCAAGTTTACGGGAAGAATTGTTGCTACTACTTTTTTTGTTTTTGCTGTTACATTATGGAACTCCATATTTTATGGTTATTACAACTACCATTTTAATATGTTATTAGATCTGTCTTATACGATTATCTTAGCTGCTATTGTTTGGTGGATCGCATCCTACTATGACCATTCAAAATTTCTTCTTAAAAATCTAACAATCAGTGAAGAAAAATATAAAAAGTTATTAGATGAAACCAATTATGTTTTTAATAATTTAAATCAAGTTGTTTATCAAACGGATAATTGTGGGAATTTCATTATGTTAAATCCCACATGGGAGAATCTTACGGGCTTTACTTTTGATGAAAGTATCGGAGTACAATTACAATCGTTTGTTTACCATGAAGACCAATTCATTGCAGACAATATTTACAATAATAATGGCACTTCGCATATGAGCATTAGAAAAGAAATACGTTTTCGGAAAAATAGCGGTGGCTTTGTGTGGGTAGAACTAAATATGAAATATAACTATGATGTGCATAATAATTTGTTATCTACCGTTGGAACACTTACTGATATTACTGAACGGAAATTCTCAGAACAGGAGTTACTTCAACTTAATGAAGATCTGACCATTCAATCGGAAAAATTAAGTGTTATAGCACAGCTATCTGCTGCCATCGCCCATGAAGTTAGAAACCCTTTGACGTCAATTTCAGGATTTTTGCAATTATTGAAGGAAAGAAAAGAACTGGATCTGGAATACATAAGAATAATTTTCTCTGAAATCGAAAGAATTGAACTCGTCCTGGGAGAGCTATTAATGCTATCCAAGCCACAGTCCGTTTCCTTTCAAACATTCGATATTTTGAAAACAATAGACTATGTTGTAGCTTTGCTTATCTCCAAAGCGAATATGGATAATGTTGAAATAAATAATCATAAATCGGCTGAACCGTTATGGATATATGGAGATGAAAACCAGTTAAAACAAGTTTTAATAAATATTCTGAAGAATGCGATGGAATCCATTGGGTATAATGGAAAAATTGAAATCGTGCAATGTCAATCTAATAATTTTGTTTCTCTTTACATTAAAGATACCGGTTGTGGCATATCAGAGGAACTACTCACTAAAATTGGACAACCCTTTTATACTACAAAAGAAAAAGGAACCGGTCTTGGTTTAACTACATGTTTTAAAATAATTGAAAACCATAAAGGTAAAATCCATATTTCAAGTCAACTGGGGATTGGGACCACCTTCGAGATCATACTTCCCATTAATGAAATGATAATGAGCAATGTAAACCACGCATAG
- a CDS encoding staygreen family protein, whose amino-acid sequence MDQLDKLSKNIIPPATDLNPLQGRKYTLTHSEATGGWLLSIGTQFPFMKLSSDHFDVIQAEWTTKMGEYILLGRININPESYNDKLDQVRYMIYQKELPHLIAQIIEADKRFILYHPLLLDAPIHVEIKTKYPEIYQTLYMGTARKYLKKESVSI is encoded by the coding sequence ATGGATCAGTTAGACAAATTATCAAAAAATATCATTCCACCAGCAACAGATTTAAATCCCTTACAAGGTAGAAAATACACATTAACACATTCTGAAGCTACTGGTGGGTGGTTATTGTCAATCGGTACACAATTTCCATTTATGAAGTTATCAAGTGATCATTTTGACGTAATTCAAGCAGAATGGACCACAAAAATGGGGGAATATATCCTTTTAGGAAGAATAAATATCAATCCTGAAAGTTATAACGACAAACTAGATCAAGTTCGTTACATGATTTATCAAAAAGAATTGCCTCATCTCATCGCACAAATTATTGAAGCAGACAAGCGATTCATCCTTTATCATCCTTTACTATTGGATGCACCGATACACGTTGAAATTAAAACAAAATATCCCGAAATCTATCAAACACTATATATGGGTACAGCAAGAAAATATTTAAAGAAAGAATCGGTAAGTATTTAA
- a CDS encoding TIR domain-containing protein, with product MEENKPSVFIGSSREAMDYVNAVQKALEYHADVNPWYAGVFTPGNYTMEDLENQLNRNDFAIFICSPDDIINIRGTTYLITRDNTLFEMGLFWGRLKRGRVFYLIPNTVPKKREDINTQNYHLLTDLIGVNPLTYQALSKNYDSAVSVSCHHIINKINELKFFKDPEMILQEVQKRQRERDEVALFTLKLTKELIENDKSMVYEYLSDALRSVYAIHSLFKMDGVGVWKKEGTDGLKHVAGKAGDVNFYPFNANDDKGENAADRILVIDSLLKGEELVLLTKDHLFKTYLICYPIGNELVITVTVSGPEALTDEQIDSQFLANYDLIKTINYLFGGAS from the coding sequence ATGGAAGAAAATAAACCAAGTGTTTTTATCGGCTCGTCCAGAGAAGCGATGGATTATGTAAACGCTGTTCAAAAGGCACTTGAATATCATGCTGACGTTAATCCTTGGTATGCAGGCGTTTTTACACCTGGGAATTATACAATGGAAGATTTGGAAAATCAGTTAAACCGAAACGACTTTGCTATTTTTATTTGTTCTCCGGATGATATAATTAATATACGTGGAACAACCTATTTAATTACAAGGGACAATACACTATTTGAGATGGGACTTTTTTGGGGAAGATTAAAAAGAGGAAGAGTTTTTTATTTAATCCCGAATACAGTACCAAAAAAAAGAGAAGATATAAATACCCAAAATTATCATCTTCTTACTGATTTAATTGGTGTTAATCCACTAACATATCAGGCACTATCAAAAAATTATGATTCAGCTGTTAGTGTATCATGTCATCATATTATAAATAAAATAAATGAGCTGAAATTTTTTAAGGATCCAGAAATGATTTTACAAGAAGTACAAAAAAGGCAAAGAGAAAGAGATGAAGTTGCTCTTTTTACCCTTAAATTAACGAAAGAACTCATAGAGAATGATAAATCAATGGTTTATGAATACCTATCTGATGCACTTAGAAGTGTTTACGCTATCCATTCATTATTTAAAATGGATGGAGTGGGAGTTTGGAAAAAAGAGGGTACAGATGGGTTAAAGCACGTTGCCGGAAAAGCAGGAGATGTAAATTTTTATCCTTTTAATGCAAATGATGATAAGGGAGAAAATGCTGCAGACAGAATACTAGTGATTGACAGCTTATTGAAAGGAGAAGAATTGGTTCTTCTAACAAAAGATCACTTGTTTAAAACATATCTGATATGCTATCCTATTGGTAACGAATTAGTAATAACAGTTACCGTTTCAGGACCAGAAGCACTAACTGATGAACAAATTGATTCCCAATTCCTTGCAAACTATGATTTGATTAAAACAATAAATTACCTATTTGGAGGTGCTTCGTAA
- a CDS encoding YkyA family protein has protein sequence MKKCATKTSVLIVAIVIACISILTGCESVNKEIATIYLHLEKAAKEESNLNKYQKDLNNLQKQENDLYTSILDLKVTSRKIDPILEKARESLQKRQKLIQNENSIIENSYKEVKKIKTIMEKIDDQTLRNKSEKMAKSIKKRYEIFKKIYYLSNENIKTDQKLYNYLQQKNIHIKNYNKQIKKLNKDTNQLKELEKKFNFYTDQYNNAKMTLYKAGNLKWSSK, from the coding sequence GTGAAAAAGTGTGCAACAAAAACATCTGTTCTTATCGTAGCGATTGTTATAGCATGTATATCAATTCTGACAGGTTGTGAATCAGTAAATAAAGAGATTGCAACGATTTATCTTCACTTAGAAAAAGCCGCAAAGGAAGAATCAAATTTAAATAAATATCAAAAAGATCTGAATAACTTGCAAAAACAAGAAAATGATCTCTATACATCGATACTTGATTTAAAAGTTACGAGTAGAAAAATTGACCCAATACTTGAGAAAGCACGTGAATCATTACAAAAGCGACAAAAACTTATACAAAATGAAAATAGTATTATCGAAAATTCATATAAAGAAGTAAAAAAAATTAAGACGATTATGGAAAAAATTGATGATCAAACACTTCGTAACAAATCGGAGAAAATGGCGAAATCAATTAAAAAACGTTATGAAATATTCAAGAAGATATACTACTTGTCAAATGAAAATATAAAAACTGACCAAAAGTTGTATAATTATTTGCAACAAAAAAACATCCATATTAAAAATTATAATAAACAAATTAAGAAATTAAACAAAGATACTAATCAATTAAAAGAACTGGAAAAAAAGTTTAATTTTTATACGGATCAGTATAATAATGCAAAAATGACGCTTTATAAAGCGGGAAATTTAAAATGGTCTTCAAAATAA